Proteins co-encoded in one Candidatus Limnocylindrales bacterium genomic window:
- a CDS encoding GNAT family N-acetyltransferase, whose product MSDEARVELLPSLDGVDAAEWNALVGPDDPFLEYEFLHALETSGVVGQCTTWQPRHLTVWDGKRLIGAMPLYVRNDSYGEYIFDFGWAEAYARAGMRYYPKAVASVPFTPVTGSRLLVAPDRSFDAVAAVMVDALPRAAEALELSGVHVLFPRRHEHDFLVSRGFLSRITHQYHWFNRGYRTFDDYLADLRSKKRKQVLRERAEVAEQGLKVTLIEGDAVTPEHVAAVWRFYLGTAERKWSQPYLVRETFETLATTFRKNLVLVLAHDGRRYVGGTFNVRGRNALFGRYWGTIGHYPSLHFECCYWQLIEYAIERGIELVEAGAQGEHKFLRGFVARPTYSAHWMAHPGGFRAIANFLEHEREYEGEVIERYNRVSPVKSERSK is encoded by the coding sequence ATGTCTGACGAAGCGCGAGTCGAGCTGCTGCCCTCCCTCGACGGCGTCGATGCCGCCGAGTGGAACGCGCTGGTCGGCCCCGACGATCCGTTCCTCGAATACGAGTTCCTGCACGCGCTCGAGACTTCCGGCGTCGTGGGCCAGTGCACCACGTGGCAGCCGCGCCATCTGACGGTGTGGGACGGCAAGCGCCTGATCGGTGCGATGCCGCTGTACGTGCGAAACGATTCCTACGGCGAGTACATTTTCGACTTCGGCTGGGCCGAGGCCTATGCGCGCGCCGGCATGCGCTACTATCCCAAGGCGGTTGCGTCGGTGCCTTTCACCCCGGTGACGGGTTCGCGGCTGCTGGTGGCGCCCGACCGCAGCTTCGATGCCGTTGCCGCCGTCATGGTCGATGCTCTTCCACGCGCGGCCGAGGCGCTCGAACTCTCGGGCGTTCACGTGCTCTTCCCGCGCCGGCACGAGCACGACTTCCTGGTCTCTCGCGGCTTCCTCTCGCGCATCACGCACCAGTACCACTGGTTCAACCGCGGCTACCGCACCTTCGACGACTACCTGGCCGACCTGCGCTCCAAGAAGCGCAAGCAGGTCCTGCGCGAGCGCGCCGAGGTTGCCGAGCAGGGCCTGAAGGTGACGCTGATCGAAGGCGACGCCGTCACGCCCGAGCACGTGGCAGCCGTGTGGCGGTTCTACCTGGGGACCGCTGAGCGCAAATGGTCGCAGCCGTACCTGGTGCGCGAGACGTTCGAGACGCTGGCGACCACGTTCCGCAAGAACCTGGTGCTGGTGCTGGCGCACGACGGGCGCCGCTACGTCGGCGGCACCTTCAACGTGCGAGGCAGGAACGCGCTCTTTGGCCGCTACTGGGGAACCATCGGCCATTATCCCTCGCTGCACTTCGAGTGCTGCTACTGGCAGCTCATCGAGTACGCCATCGAGCGCGGCATCGAGCTGGTGGAGGCGGGCGCGCAGGGCGAGCACAAGTTCCTTCGCGGTTTCGTGGCGCGTCCAACCTACAGCGCCCACTGGATGGCCCATCCCGGCGGTTTCCGCGCCATCGCCAACTTCCTCGAACACGAGCGCGAGTACGAGGGGGAGGTGATCGAGCGCTACAACCGGGTCTCGCCCGTCAAGAGCGAACGCTCGAAGTGA
- a CDS encoding alpha/beta hydrolase has translation MSTSGELRRGGARVRDLDLRWIEQGRGPLVLLCHGFPECSWSWRHQLPALAAAGFRAVAPDLRGYGDTVGPTAPHDCDAVALSEDLVALVQALGHTSALLVGHDFGALLAWHAAVLRPELFRAVACLSVGYPTFLTGARPPMEILRERTGQDFHYILYFQEPGVAEKELEADVRRTLLAVFWASSGEGAQAGAPFVAGTRSRFLEGIPARMPSWLAEEDLDVYVRAFERSGFGGPLSWYRAFDIGWQRLGDRRGADVEVPALFMAGAIDPVLASTGGLLARMRTRVRHLEQSIVLDGCGHWIQQERPKEVSAALVDFAGRHV, from the coding sequence GTGAGCACGAGCGGCGAGCTGCGGCGCGGTGGCGCGCGCGTGCGCGACCTCGACCTGCGATGGATCGAGCAGGGTCGCGGGCCGCTGGTTCTGCTGTGTCACGGGTTCCCGGAATGCTCGTGGTCGTGGCGGCACCAGCTGCCGGCGCTGGCGGCCGCCGGCTTTCGCGCCGTTGCGCCCGACCTTCGCGGCTACGGCGACACCGTCGGACCGACGGCGCCGCACGATTGCGACGCGGTCGCGCTGAGCGAGGACCTGGTGGCCCTGGTTCAGGCGCTCGGTCACACCAGCGCGCTGCTGGTGGGGCACGACTTCGGCGCGCTGCTGGCGTGGCATGCCGCCGTCCTTCGGCCTGAGCTGTTTCGCGCCGTTGCCTGCCTGTCGGTCGGTTATCCGACGTTCCTGACCGGGGCGCGGCCGCCGATGGAGATCCTGCGGGAGCGGACGGGGCAGGACTTCCACTACATCCTCTACTTCCAGGAGCCGGGGGTGGCCGAGAAAGAGCTGGAGGCCGACGTACGCCGAACTCTGCTTGCCGTGTTCTGGGCCAGCAGCGGGGAGGGGGCGCAGGCCGGCGCGCCGTTCGTTGCCGGCACGCGGTCGCGTTTCCTCGAAGGCATTCCGGCGCGCATGCCGTCGTGGCTCGCGGAGGAAGACCTCGACGTCTACGTGCGGGCGTTCGAGCGCAGCGGCTTCGGCGGACCTCTCTCCTGGTATCGCGCCTTCGACATCGGCTGGCAGCGCCTCGGCGATCGCCGCGGTGCCGACGTGGAGGTTCCCGCGCTGTTCATGGCCGGCGCGATCGATCCTGTTCTCGCCTCCACCGGCGGATTGCTCGCGCGCATGCGCACACGGGTCCGGCATCTGGAGCAGTCGATCGTGCTCGACGGCTGCGGCCACTGGATTCAGCAGGAGCGTCCGAAGGAAGTCAGCGCCGCCCTCGTCGACTTCGCCGGTCGCCATGTCTGA
- the clpS gene encoding ATP-dependent Clp protease adapter ClpS: protein MADQQVPVRRDEGQVLSREKTRLKRPPMYAVVLLNDDYTPMEFVVWILQMVFYKDHAEATRLMLQVHHEGRGVAGIFTHDVARTKAVQVEQMARKHEHPLACTIEAVES, encoded by the coding sequence ATGGCCGATCAGCAGGTACCCGTGCGCCGCGACGAGGGCCAGGTCCTCAGCCGAGAGAAGACGCGGCTGAAGCGGCCGCCCATGTATGCCGTCGTGCTCCTCAACGACGACTACACCCCCATGGAGTTCGTCGTCTGGATCCTCCAGATGGTCTTCTACAAGGACCACGCGGAGGCGACGCGCCTGATGCTCCAGGTGCACCACGAAGGCCGCGGAGTGGCCGGGATCTTCACGCACGACGTCGCCCGCACCAAGGCGGTCCAGGTCGAGCAGATGGCGCGCAAGCACGAACACCCTCTGGCATGCACCATCGAAGCCGTGGAAAGCTGA